The nucleotide sequence TATTTGGCTTACAAAGACCCTCGGTATGGAGGTCTGCATGAATCTGAAATCGATAGTCTGGGAGCTAACAGCCAGAATCTTCAGATTGAGAATCGTGATGTGGGAAAGAATCATCTTCTCGACGTAACCGGGCTCAAGAGCTCCGTGATCTAGCTTCGATGTAGATAGCCAGTGGCTGAATGAGCTCCAGATTCATTCCGAGGTCATAACGGGAACAGCACAATGTCTAATCTGCATTACGCTCCTTGAGACCCGAGGTCTGTTCTCAATGGAGGACCTCGTCGACCGGCGAGACAGCTAGCTTGCCTCTCGACCCAACGGGAAAAGATGAAGCCTGCAATGTGATCTCGTGCAACTCGCTCTATGTGCTACGTGACTcccaagttcaaggccaTTCACCAGATCATTCTCATTATCTTCTTCATTCAGCTAGATAATCCTCTTGGCTTGAATTCTGTGAGATCCTGTATTGACTGGTACGACTCACAGGCAGCTCCGAAGGACTCCTTCGATCGTCTCATCATCCATCCGGAGGCTGGTCTCGATCCCGAAATTGGTCATTTCGTCGCCCATGATACACGTATGAGCTTTTCTAAGTACACGCCCGACAGCCAATTCTTCCCGATTCTCAACCAGATTGTGGAATCATCATGGGCCCTTTTGTGAACTATTGATTCAGATTTATGCAGGCTTCTACTCCGTCGAACACAGCTTCGCTCAATTTCCATTACTGCCACTCTGTAGATTCGTAAGCACCTTTCCGACCTACTTCAAAGTAAATGGTTTACTCGGGTTTTGAAACCTCCAGCCACTCTTAGTCTCAATATTGAGGCTTTCGCGCCAACCCCTGCTTCTGGTCAAACGTATCCATTTCTCCCAACAGAATACATATCAACTCGGCAAAATCTTTCTTCCGTTCCATCCCAAGACAATACAAGAGCGTCTATTGGTGAAAAGTGCCGACATCTATTTATATCCCGAAAGCTTGTCACTGGAGCTAATGCCGGAGCGGGAAGTGGGATGATCCGCCGGCCTGAGGGAAACAAACATCTATGCGCGCATTGACCGGCTTGTTCGCTGAACATCATGATCTAATCAAGACCCCCTTTCGTCGCAGTAAAGAGTGAGACTTGCTTAACCGATGATGGATTCATCCGTCTGCTGGCTGAGGCATCAACAATGCAATCTAGCTTATCTCTAGAAGAGGGGTAAAATATCATATGACTCTCCATTTTGACAAGAGCTAGCTCCTTTGACAACAATTGGCACTCTACAATTTAACAAAAGTGGCAGTGAACAAGTCCTGCGCAAAGTCGAATCAACGGGTGATCTGGTTCCAGGTTCCATGTAGTATTATACAGCTTAGGACCTTCTCTTTTGGACTGTAACTAAGATTAGCTAGAGATAAATGGATCGATGTGACTCATGCCGAAAATCAGAAAACACCGCAACAAatcctccatcttccttATAACCCAGCCTCATAAATAGAGGAAAGTAGTTACCCTCTTGTTTTCAAGACTTAGACAGTGGTCCAGTGGATCCTAGCATAAACGCCCCAGAATACGAATATCTAAAACTATGGCAACGAATACATCCCCTCAACAGCCCCGCGGCAGGCTCCGCGATGTCATACCAGAAGCACATCTCGGGTTCTGGTCACCTGGTCCTAAAAATGGCATCACAGATGTCCCCGGCGTCCTTGCCCACACGACCACTATTCGTGATGAGAGCGGTCAAATCAACACAGGATTAACCACCATCCTCCCTCGGAGAGACTGGTTCCACAAGGCCTGTCATGCCGGCGTCTTCCGTCTCAACGGATCTGGAGAAATGACTGGGACACACTGGATCGAAGAAAGCGGTCTCTTGCACTCGCCgattctcatcaccaacagcttTGCCGTTGGGCAGTGTTATACCGGCATCTACAAGTACGCAATTGAACATTATGGAAAAGGCGAGGAGGGCATCGATTGGTTTCTGCTTCCAGTCGTCGCTGAGACGTTTGACGGGCATCTCAACGATCTGAGACGGTTTGCTGTGACGCCGGAGCACGTAGTGCACGCCATCACCAATGCCTCCGAGGAGCCAATTGCTGAGGGCAACGTGGGCGGCGGGACAGGTATGCTGTGCCATGGGGGCAAAGGCGGCACCGGAACCAGCAGTAGGATCGTGCCCGGGCAGAACGAGACGTCTTATACGGTTGCCGCTCTTGTCCAGGCCAACTATGGGAGACTACAGCATCTGCACATAACAGGCGTCCCAGTCGGACGAATCCTACAAAAGAGAAGGGCAAAAGACGAAGCCTCCGCTGCTCATGACAAAGCGTACAACGACgcaaaagacaagaaagacGGGTCCATTATCGTCATACTAGCCACGGATGCACCGCTTCTTCCTGGCCAGCTCCAGCGATTGGCCAAGCGAGCGACCATAGGCCTTGCGCGAGTGGGCAGCTACGCTCACAACCCTTCCGGTGATCTATTTCTTGCATTTTCTACGGCTGCTGAGATCCCTGTGCAGCCAGTCCCTGGCGAGGATAGAGTGATTGATCCTTTCAAACCTGAGCTGATTGATGTAGAGGCGACTGATAACAAGACTATCAATGGGCTTTTTGAAGCAGCGGCTGATGCTACGGAGGAGGCTATATATAATGCGCTTTGTATGGCTGAGACGATGACGGGC is from Fusarium musae strain F31 chromosome 4, whole genome shotgun sequence and encodes:
- a CDS encoding hypothetical protein (EggNog:ENOG41~MEROPS:MER0013629); this translates as MATNTSPQQPRGRLRDVIPEAHLGFWSPGPKNGITDVPGVLAHTTTIRDESGQINTGLTTILPRRDWFHKACHAGVFRLNGSGEMTGTHWIEESGLLHSPILITNSFAVGQCYTGIYKYAIEHYGKGEEGIDWFLLPVVAETFDGHLNDLRRFAVTPEHVVHAITNASEEPIAEGNVGGGTGMLCHGGKGGTGTSSRIVPGQNETSYTVAALVQANYGRLQHLHITGVPVGRILQKRRAKDEASAAHDKAYNDAKDKKDGSIIVILATDAPLLPGQLQRLAKRATIGLARVGSYAHNPSGDLFLAFSTAAEIPVQPVPGEDRVIDPFKPELIDVEATDNKTINGLFEAAADATEEAIYNALCMAETMTGNMGRTVEALPLQATREIIAKFKEAEDSFE